The Thermococcus henrietii genome segment TAACGTTGCCAGTGTTCCTAACGGTCACCACGAGGGGGAACGCCGACCCGACTTCTGCCTTGGGGGGAGCTGAGAGGGCAATCGAATACGCGAGGGCAGACGTTCTAACCCTCACCGCGGGGTCGTTGGAGGTGAAGTGGAGCACCGTACAGTGGCTGCAGGCAAGCTCGAAGGGCGCCAGCGCAACGGCCGTGGCCGTGCCGAGCTTAAGCGTCCCCCCCTTCATTGGAAGGACCCGGAGGTGTAGGACGAGCGTTTTGTTGGGTGGCAGTGAGGCTATCTCAAAGCTGTCGCTTCCCAGAACCCGGAAGCCCGCTCCTGGACTGAAAACCACGGAGATGTGCGACAGGGGAACCGTTCCTGTGTTCATCAGCGTCAGGTTCACGTTCATAGGCACGTACTGGCGGCCCTCCCCAACTTTCAGGGTCATGAGGAGGTTGGCGGTTTTGGTTACGTTCGGAAACTCGGACGGGTTCAGGAAGCCGTAGAACGTAGCCGTTCCATCAGAGGCAACTGAATCGAGCGCGATGACGACGCCGCCGTAGTAGAGAACGGCCGATATCGTGGAGTTCGTGAGCTTCGCTCCGGTAATCTTCTGCCCGCAGTTGTTCATGAGCTCAACTTGGGCGGAAGAGGAGAACGGGTAGAGGTACTTGAAGAGGTACGGCCCCACGTTCCTCGTCTGGCCGGGCTGGAGGGAGAACTCGAAGTCTGGAACTGTTTTGACGGCAAGGGAAGCCCCTATGAAGTTCACGGTTACGTCGGCGTAGCTTGAACACGCGACGCAGGACTCGGACGTGGAGTTCGTGACGACGACCAAATCTTTCACATCGACGTGGAAAACCCCCACGTCCGCTTTCTCGCCCGCCGTCAGTGTGTAGTTCTTTCCATCCACGTTGAAGAGAAGCTTCTTAACGAGGGTTCCAGTCGAGTTCTCAACCCATGCCTTCTCGAACACGAGGTAGTGGCCATCAACGTGAATCTCCTCCCCGACCTTTAGGTAACCGTTAAAGACCTCTGGGTAAGCGGATACGGTAACGGAAACGTGGCCGACCTTGAAGCTGGAAGCCGTAAAATCCTTCTCAGTCCCTAGGTAGTACGCCCTTATCGTTGCTCCGTTTGGACCAACGGCGATGACCTGGAAGCGGTAGTATCCAAGGGTGACCGACTCCCCCACGGTCAGGTTCAGGAAGTCAAAGCCGACCAGAACTGCCATCTTAGAGCCAACGAAGGCCTTGTAGTAGTGGAGCACGACGTTGCCGACCTTGAACTCGGAGCCGGGTCTTAAGGCAAAGTCGCCGTAGTAGGTACCGTTAACGAAGGCCCTCCCCAGGAGCTCGCCAGTCAGGGATACGTCTTCAAAATGGAGCGTGACGTTGTTGGCGGAGACCGTTCCCGGGACGTAGACCCACCCGCTGAAGGATGACGCGCTGGCCCCGTGGAGCGTTACGAGGAACGCGAGCATGAGGAGTGAGAACAGAACGACCCGCTTCATGGAATCACCCCCGCGAGGCTTAGAAGGTATGCCACCATCTGACCGCTCGCCCCACCCGCGCCCACGTTCATCATCTTGGCCATGAGGCTCTGGCCGAGGTACATTCCAACCGCGAATATCCATGCCAGTATGACGAAGTACCTTGAGGAGCCGAGGATGTGCCCGCCATCGGCGAGCTTGATAACCATGCTGGCGAGCAGGGAGTGAAGGACCATCAGGACGAGCATTATGTACGTTAGGAACGCCATCCCCGAGGGAGGAATCACGTGAATGAGGTTGCCGATGTAGTTGTTGGCGACGTTTAAGTTCATCCCGGAGAACATCTTGCTTATCGAGACCGCAACCTGGAACGATGCAGCGAGGGAGAACGCGAAGGCACCGGTTAGACCGTAGATTATGCCTATGAAGCTCGCTATGCTCTGCTGTCTCTTCCTCCTGAGGCGGACGAGCCTCTCAAAGTTCCTGCTGATGATAAGGCCAACGTAATCCGGCTCCGCACCCATCCTGAGGCTCTCGCGGAATATCTCTGAGAATATACCGATTAACCAGCTCCCCGTTCCGGCTATGAAGAAGTCCCAGGCCCTGTCCCTGTCAACACGGATGGCGAGCCTTCTGTACAGTGCCTTAATGTCGTCCGTGAGCGAACCGAAGTCGTGGGCGCTGAGGTACTTCAGGACGAGCACGAGTGAGGCACCGCTCGCGGCAAGGGACGAGCTCAGACTCCTAATGAAGGCCGGAAAGTTCTCGTCCTTCCTGAATATGGACTTCTCCTCCTTATCCACAACCCGCCCGAGGTAATAGAGGGGGGTCAGGATTAGCGCGAGGGCGAAGGGAGAAGGCAGGGCAAAGCGGGGCTTTATGATGAGCACGTACACCAGCGCCGTAATGACCATTGCAATGAGAGAGTAAATCGCGGCGCGCTTTATACGCTCCCTGCGCGGGTCCTTTATCCCCCTGCTGTCCGCCCATATCGGGTCCTCGGGCATTCTGAACTTGACGACGAGCAGGATTCCCAGCTCGGCCGCGAGGGTCATGGCAACGGCGTAGAGGCCCATCCTGCCGATGTCCATACCGGTGATTATTGGACCGATGATAACGAACGAGGCTATGAAGACGACCGAGATGATGATTGACTCGTAAATCTCCTTGAAGATGTCGAGGTCGTAGAGGGCGCCTTCATAGAAGGTTTGATAGTCGTCCATGACCGTCTGCTGCTCCTGGAAGAGGTACTCCTTCAGGTCGACACCGCTGTCGAGGGAGTAAGCCAGCCTGTCAAGGAAGTCGGCGAACATCTGGCTCGGAGTTCTCCTAGCGAGGAAGCGGAACGCTTCCGGCATCGAAAGGTGGAGCTTGTTGACGATTGTGTGAACCTTCTTGAGCTCGCCGGCTATTGCACCGAGCTTCGGGTCCTGGGCGAGGATTCTTATGAGGTCGGAACGGCCCATCTCACTCGTTGAGAGCACCGCGAAGTACGTGATGAAGTAGGGCATCTTCGAGTTGATTGAAATCTTTTTGGAATCTGCCACGATGTAGGGGTAAACGGCCGCGTAGATGAGGAGGATAAGAGGAATCATGAAGAGGAGAACTTTAATGCCAGTTGGGACTGGAAAAAGCCTTGAGATTAGCCCAACGACGATGAACAGAACCGCGGAAATACCCAGGTAGGGCAGCAGGACCTTCCTGAGGTACGCCTCCATGTTTAGGTCGGCCTTTGTGAAGATGCTGATTTTCTCGTCGGCCATTGCCATCACCTCAGACCCTGAAGCTGAGGCCCTCGAGACCCCTGAGGTAGAAGGCCTTGATTTCCTTGTAGACGTCCCAGTAGTTGGTTATGCCGAGCTCGACCATCCTCTGGAGAATTCTCGCGCGCAGGAAGAGCTCATTGTAGATGTCCTTGGGGTCTTCGTAGCCGGCAATCTCGGCTATCTTCCTCTCAAGGATGTAGGAGTTGTTGAAACCCCTGAAGATGTGCTTGTCCGCAACGGGGTCCCACTCGAAGACGTTCCTCGTCGCAACTCCTCCGAGCTCCTCGTAGTAGCCCTCAATCTCGACGACACTCACCGTTCTCCTCAGGAACTTACCCCTGACGTAGACCGCCTGCTGGAAGACCGCTATGTTGAGGTTGTCAATGAAGGTTATCGGGACGTTTATCGGATGGCCGGTGAAACGCTGTATCATCTTCTTGATGTCGCCCGCGTGGAAGGTGCTCATGACAGGGTGACCGGTCTGCATTGCCTGGAACGCGATGGCACCCTCGGCACCACGAATCTCACCGACGATGATGTAGTTCGGCCTCGAACGCAGGGCCGCCTTGAGGAGGTCGAACAGGGTAACACGGCTCTCCTCGGGACCGCGCTCACGCGTGATGAGCCTCTGCCAGACGGGGTGGGGAACCTGAACCTCCGGCGTATCCTCAGCGGTGAATATCTTCGAACCGGGCTTGATGAAGGGAATAATCGAGTTGAGGAGGGTGGTCTTACCGGAAGCCGTCTCACCACAGACGAAGACGCTCATACCGTACTCGAGGGCTATCCAGAGGTAGGCGGCGACCTCGGCACTCAGCGTTCCCCACGCTATCAGCTGGGTGATGCTTATCGGCGTCGCCGAGAACTTACGGATTGTCGCGCTCGGACCCTTGATGGAGATGTCCGGCGAGTAGATTATGTTTATACGCGAACCGTCTGGCAGGGCACCGTCAACTATCGGGTTCCTGTCGCTGACGGGCCTTCCAATGCGCTCGGCTATGTTCTTGAAGTAGTCCGCGAGCTTCACGTCGTCGCCGAAGCTTATGTTGGTCTGCATCATCTCGAATATCTTGTGGACGAGGGAGATGTTGTTGGCGCCGATGATGTGGATATCCTCTATGTACGGGTCCCTCGCGAGGGGCTCAAGGGGACCTATACCTATGATGTCTCTCTTGATGAGGTAGCGGAACTTCTCCATCTCCTCCTTGGTGATGACGAAGCCCTTTCCCTTTCCGAGCCCCTTCCTACCCCCAGACTTTACAAGGCCGAGGACTGCTTCATCGAAGAGTGCATCGAGGAATCTCTCGAACTCCTCCTGCTCCTCAGGGATGTCCCGGGTCGGAGCTATCTCAAGGATTTTGTCGCGAATCATGTTGTACTTCTCTTCCTCCTCCCTGCTCTCTATCCTTGGCTCGATGACTATGTAGCGCTTTTCGGCGGTAGCCGGGTCGGCGTAGATGTGGATGAATATCGGGTCTCCCACCGGGTAGATGATGTTGGGGTACATTATGTCCTTCATGTCCCTGCTGAGCTGGGCGTAGAACTCCGGCATCTTGCCGTACTTCTTTCTAAACTGGTCAATGTACTTGCGAAGGTGGGGGTTCCTCGCCATTGCCTCCTCAAGGGTGTCGCTGACCACCTGCGCCATATCACACCACCGCCGCTATCTCTACTATCAGCCCCACCTTCGGCTCGACGCGGAAGGGTATAATCTTCTGGAAGACACCCTTGGCGTTGTTGTACTTGACTATCGTCGCCGAGTTCTTCAAATCCCCACCGAAGACCTTCACGCTCAGCCTCAGGAGCATCGTGGCCGCTTCTTCAAGGACGAAGAGAGAGTCGCGGTCAATTTCCTCGGTGTTCGCGGTGAGTATAATCACCTTGTCCAGGGAAGCCATCTTCTTCACGTAGAGGAGGAAGTCCCTAACGGCGGAAGGGTCCTGCTCGCGCGAGAGGAGGGATGAGAATGAATCGATTATCATTATATCCGGTTCCCAGAGGCGGGGCTCACCGAAAAGCCTGCTCAGGAACTTCCTCTTCTCACTCACACCGCTCAGGAGGGGGTAAAGGGA includes the following:
- the flaJ gene encoding archaellar assembly protein FlaJ produces the protein MADEKISIFTKADLNMEAYLRKVLLPYLGISAVLFIVVGLISRLFPVPTGIKVLLFMIPLILLIYAAVYPYIVADSKKISINSKMPYFITYFAVLSTSEMGRSDLIRILAQDPKLGAIAGELKKVHTIVNKLHLSMPEAFRFLARRTPSQMFADFLDRLAYSLDSGVDLKEYLFQEQQTVMDDYQTFYEGALYDLDIFKEIYESIIISVVFIASFVIIGPIITGMDIGRMGLYAVAMTLAAELGILLVVKFRMPEDPIWADSRGIKDPRRERIKRAAIYSLIAMVITALVYVLIIKPRFALPSPFALALILTPLYYLGRVVDKEEKSIFRKDENFPAFIRSLSSSLAASGASLVLVLKYLSAHDFGSLTDDIKALYRRLAIRVDRDRAWDFFIAGTGSWLIGIFSEIFRESLRMGAEPDYVGLIISRNFERLVRLRRKRQQSIASFIGIIYGLTGAFAFSLAASFQVAVSISKMFSGMNLNVANNYIGNLIHVIPPSGMAFLTYIMLVLMVLHSLLASMVIKLADGGHILGSSRYFVILAWIFAVGMYLGQSLMAKMMNVGAGGASGQMVAYLLSLAGVIP
- a CDS encoding COG1470 family protein; amino-acid sequence: MKRVVLFSLLMLAFLVTLHGASASSFSGWVYVPGTVSANNVTLHFEDVSLTGELLGRAFVNGTYYGDFALRPGSEFKVGNVVLHYYKAFVGSKMAVLVGFDFLNLTVGESVTLGYYRFQVIAVGPNGATIRAYYLGTEKDFTASSFKVGHVSVTVSAYPEVFNGYLKVGEEIHVDGHYLVFEKAWVENSTGTLVKKLLFNVDGKNYTLTAGEKADVGVFHVDVKDLVVVTNSTSESCVACSSYADVTVNFIGASLAVKTVPDFEFSLQPGQTRNVGPYLFKYLYPFSSSAQVELMNNCGQKITGAKLTNSTISAVLYYGGVVIALDSVASDGTATFYGFLNPSEFPNVTKTANLLMTLKVGEGRQYVPMNVNLTLMNTGTVPLSHISVVFSPGAGFRVLGSDSFEIASLPPNKTLVLHLRVLPMKGGTLKLGTATAVALAPFELACSHCTVLHFTSNDPAVRVRTSALAYSIALSAPPKAEVGSAFPLVVTVRNTGNVKVPANVSVRIPAGLAVESSSGLKVVNGSVLLAVELKPGEVRKLKLNVVPYVNGTAKITARVSSLTGLLNTTSITLNVSTPKGGVVTVSAPCNGTVTTSTVPGKEVTVTKTEYKTKTVTSTTTSSVPYTPLRTKLIWLVLGSLIGAGAIIAIAWYQARSS
- a CDS encoding ATPase domain-containing protein is translated as MVEELLKIELKGDELHRRLGGGIPAGTIMLVEGDRGSGKSIFVQRLLYGFLMNGYTASYISSQYTTVEYIKQMESLGYSVIPFLIRKKLIFVSLYPLLSGVSEKRKFLSRLFGEPRLWEPDIMIIDSFSSLLSREQDPSAVRDFLLYVKKMASLDKVIILTANTEEIDRDSLFVLEEAATMLLRLSVKVFGGDLKNSATIVKYNNAKGVFQKIIPFRVEPKVGLIVEIAAVV
- a CDS encoding type II/IV secretion system ATPase subunit, which translates into the protein MAQVVSDTLEEAMARNPHLRKYIDQFRKKYGKMPEFYAQLSRDMKDIMYPNIIYPVGDPIFIHIYADPATAEKRYIVIEPRIESREEEEKYNMIRDKILEIAPTRDIPEEQEEFERFLDALFDEAVLGLVKSGGRKGLGKGKGFVITKEEMEKFRYLIKRDIIGIGPLEPLARDPYIEDIHIIGANNISLVHKIFEMMQTNISFGDDVKLADYFKNIAERIGRPVSDRNPIVDGALPDGSRINIIYSPDISIKGPSATIRKFSATPISITQLIAWGTLSAEVAAYLWIALEYGMSVFVCGETASGKTTLLNSIIPFIKPGSKIFTAEDTPEVQVPHPVWQRLITRERGPEESRVTLFDLLKAALRSRPNYIIVGEIRGAEGAIAFQAMQTGHPVMSTFHAGDIKKMIQRFTGHPINVPITFIDNLNIAVFQQAVYVRGKFLRRTVSVVEIEGYYEELGGVATRNVFEWDPVADKHIFRGFNNSYILERKIAEIAGYEDPKDIYNELFLRARILQRMVELGITNYWDVYKEIKAFYLRGLEGLSFRV